A section of the Salinisphaera sp. T31B1 genome encodes:
- a CDS encoding YchJ family metal-binding protein: MRARYSAYARGNAAFVEASWHESSRPEPLVLPEGDHWLGLAVLDSGEHGDDGWVHFRATCRDRAGFAVLDERSRFVRENGHWFYLDGCPGVTALKPGRNDRCPCGSGRKFKKCCGH; encoded by the coding sequence ATGCGCGCACGCTACAGTGCCTATGCGCGCGGGAATGCGGCCTTCGTCGAGGCGAGCTGGCACGAATCTTCACGCCCCGAGCCGCTGGTGCTGCCCGAGGGCGACCACTGGCTGGGCCTGGCGGTCCTCGACAGCGGCGAACATGGCGACGACGGCTGGGTGCATTTTCGCGCAACCTGCCGTGACCGGGCCGGCTTTGCCGTGCTCGACGAGCGTTCGCGCTTCGTCCGCGAGAACGGACACTGGTTCTACCTCGACGGCTGCCCCGGTGTGACCGCGCTCAAGCCTGGGCGCAACGACCGCTGTCCGTGCGGCAGCGGGCGCAAATTCAAGAAATGCTGTGGGCACTAG
- a CDS encoding (2Fe-2S)-binding protein, which produces MTQSTTLTVNGEKHTVDIAPDTMLLYVLRDNLGLKGPKFGCGLSQCGACTVLVGGSAVRSCVTPASSMQEQDITTLEGLGTPDDPDPLQQAFIDEQAAQCGYCINGMIMQAKSFLNEKPDPGRDEIKQALNNNLCRCGTHMRIVRAVERAAKNGAKA; this is translated from the coding sequence ATGACCCAATCGACCACGCTGACGGTCAACGGCGAGAAGCACACCGTCGATATCGCCCCCGACACGATGCTGCTGTATGTGCTGCGCGACAACCTCGGCCTGAAGGGACCGAAATTCGGCTGCGGGCTGTCGCAATGCGGCGCATGCACGGTGCTGGTCGGTGGATCGGCGGTGCGCTCCTGCGTGACACCCGCGAGTTCCATGCAGGAGCAGGACATCACGACCCTCGAAGGGCTCGGAACGCCCGACGATCCGGACCCGCTGCAGCAGGCGTTCATAGACGAGCAGGCCGCCCAGTGTGGCTACTGCATCAACGGCATGATCATGCAGGCGAAGTCGTTCCTGAACGAAAAGCCCGATCCCGGTCGCGATGAAATCAAGCAGGCGCTGAACAACAACCTGTGCCGCTGCGGCACGCATATGCGAATCGTGCGCGCGGTCGAACGGGCAGCCAAGAACGGAGCCAAGGCATGA
- a CDS encoding molybdopterin cofactor-binding domain-containing protein codes for MKNGDNTLTGAGGGSQPSGLSDLGASRRQFLKASGGLVLGFSLFGSGLATAAESIATGQTDVHEASQLDSWLAVHPDNTVTLFTGKVEVGNGNETSLAQIAAEELYFPVDQVVVVMGSTDRTIDQGPTYGSRTIPYAGPQIRHAAAAGRQALLSLGAKHFDLPANQLSTQNGRVVVIGDPSRSVDYGTLVGGERFNVDIGATGNSFGMDVAPDVKVKDETAYSTVGQSVPRKDIPEKMFAQYSYIQDIKVDGMLHGRVVRPYGVQATLEHVDDSGLKDIPGFVQIVQEKNFLGVVAETEWGAIQAASKLGSVLHPEGRKAGQATWSDWNGLPDQDSVWKTVRETAGTDNSVASNGSVGLARHSAAKTVKATYLTPFQMHASIGPSCAIADVKKDKATFWAGTQMPHQAKRDMAKILGIDPSNITLYWHGASGAYGRNGLEHVIADAAFMSRAVGRPVRVQWMRWDEHGWEPKGPPIAQDLEGLINENGKVIGWQHHIWEPTTGDTRLIAADLVGHPHGSEGSGNGAITYAYTFDNADVAYHGEGRVGLLTAWLRSPGQFETTYAMEAFIDELAVATDTDPLSFRLANLKDPRALDVLQAAARKYGWTSRKPSENTHDGSDTGKAKGRGIAWVNRDDSYVATIADVEVDRSSGEIQVKRVVVAHDCGLVINPDALRNQIEGNVVQSLSRTLHEEVTFDNAHVTSRDWMGYPILRFNELPDDIEMVFVNNAPGRKSTGGGEPSTCPTAAVVSNAVYDAIGVRLRQTPFRPERVKAAMS; via the coding sequence ATGAAGAACGGCGACAACACTCTGACAGGTGCAGGCGGCGGCAGCCAGCCGTCCGGCCTGAGCGATCTCGGCGCGAGCCGGCGGCAGTTCCTGAAGGCTTCGGGTGGCCTCGTGCTCGGCTTTTCCCTGTTCGGCTCGGGCCTGGCCACGGCCGCAGAGAGCATCGCCACCGGTCAAACCGATGTCCATGAGGCGAGCCAGCTCGATTCATGGCTGGCCGTGCATCCGGACAACACCGTGACGCTGTTCACCGGCAAGGTCGAGGTCGGCAACGGCAACGAGACCTCGCTCGCCCAGATCGCCGCCGAGGAGCTCTATTTCCCGGTCGACCAGGTGGTCGTCGTCATGGGCAGCACGGACCGCACTATCGACCAGGGCCCGACCTACGGCAGCCGTACTATTCCCTATGCCGGCCCCCAGATTCGGCATGCGGCCGCGGCCGGGCGACAGGCGCTGCTGTCGCTGGGCGCCAAGCATTTCGACCTGCCGGCCAATCAACTGTCTACCCAGAACGGCCGGGTGGTCGTGATCGGAGACCCCTCGCGCTCGGTGGACTACGGCACGCTCGTTGGCGGCGAACGCTTCAATGTCGACATCGGCGCGACCGGCAACAGTTTCGGCATGGACGTGGCGCCGGACGTGAAGGTCAAGGACGAAACGGCCTATTCGACTGTCGGCCAGTCGGTGCCACGCAAGGACATCCCCGAGAAGATGTTCGCGCAGTACAGCTATATCCAGGACATCAAGGTCGACGGCATGTTGCACGGTCGTGTGGTGCGCCCGTACGGCGTGCAGGCGACGCTCGAGCACGTCGACGACAGCGGCCTGAAGGATATCCCGGGCTTCGTGCAGATCGTGCAGGAAAAGAACTTCCTCGGTGTCGTCGCCGAGACTGAGTGGGGCGCTATCCAGGCGGCCAGCAAGCTCGGCTCGGTACTGCACCCGGAAGGCCGCAAGGCCGGCCAGGCGACCTGGTCGGACTGGAATGGCCTGCCGGACCAGGACTCGGTCTGGAAGACCGTGCGCGAAACGGCCGGCACGGACAACTCGGTGGCCTCCAATGGCTCGGTCGGGCTGGCCCGTCATTCCGCGGCCAAGACGGTGAAGGCGACGTATCTCACACCTTTCCAGATGCATGCCTCGATCGGCCCGTCCTGTGCCATCGCGGACGTGAAGAAGGACAAGGCGACGTTCTGGGCAGGCACCCAGATGCCGCACCAGGCCAAACGCGACATGGCCAAGATACTCGGCATCGACCCGTCGAACATCACGCTCTACTGGCACGGCGCCTCGGGCGCCTACGGCCGCAACGGCCTCGAACACGTGATCGCCGACGCAGCGTTCATGTCGCGTGCCGTCGGACGACCGGTGCGGGTGCAGTGGATGCGCTGGGACGAGCACGGCTGGGAGCCCAAGGGCCCGCCCATCGCTCAGGACCTGGAAGGCCTGATCAACGAAAACGGCAAGGTCATCGGCTGGCAGCATCACATCTGGGAGCCGACCACCGGTGACACGCGCCTGATCGCGGCCGATCTCGTGGGCCATCCGCACGGTTCGGAGGGCTCGGGCAACGGTGCCATCACCTATGCCTACACCTTCGACAACGCCGATGTGGCCTACCACGGCGAAGGACGCGTAGGCCTGCTGACTGCCTGGCTGCGCTCGCCGGGCCAGTTCGAGACGACCTACGCCATGGAGGCGTTCATCGACGAGCTGGCCGTAGCGACCGATACCGATCCGCTGAGCTTCCGGCTGGCAAATCTCAAGGACCCGCGTGCGCTTGACGTGCTGCAGGCGGCCGCCCGGAAGTACGGCTGGACTTCGCGCAAGCCGAGCGAGAACACGCATGATGGCAGTGACACGGGCAAGGCCAAGGGTCGCGGTATCGCCTGGGTCAACCGCGACGACAGCTACGTGGCTACGATTGCCGACGTGGAGGTCGACCGCAGTTCCGGCGAGATCCAGGTCAAGCGGGTCGTGGTTGCTCACGACTGCGGGCTGGTGATCAATCCGGATGCGCTGCGCAACCAGATCGAGGGCAACGTCGTCCAGTCGCTGAGCCGCACGCTGCACGAGGAAGTGACGTTCGACAATGCGCACGTGACCAGCCGTGACTGGATGGGCTATCCGATCCTGCGGTTCAACGAATTGCCGGACGATATCGAAATGGTCTTCGTGAACAATGCACCCGGACGCAAGAGCACTGGCGGCGGCGAGCCTTCGACCTGCCCGACCGCCGCAGTGGTCAGCAATGCCGTATACGATGCCATCGGCGTGCGGCTGCGTCAGACGCCGTTCCGCCCCGAACGCGTCAAGGCGGCCATGAGCTGA